The following are encoded in a window of Nomia melanderi isolate GNS246 chromosome 6, iyNomMela1, whole genome shotgun sequence genomic DNA:
- the LOC116433364 gene encoding uncharacterized protein LOC116433364 yields the protein MSTPQKLLILALVATTTLAKDSKESNTKAAVETKEKSKRGLELSLGGGDFGGFGHGGLSLGGGGLGGHGGLSLGGGGYGGHGGLSLGGGGFGGGFGGGLGGGGGGGGGDGGRITGITIHQEKQIRVPQPYTVEKNIPVPVPVPVKIPVERPVPVHVPKPYPVPVEKPVPVPVEKPVPVPYNVPVKVPVSVPYPVSVPVKVPIAVEKEVPYPVKVPVVVKESYPVLVSSGHGGGGFGGGYGGGYGGGYGGGFGGHELSLHH from the exons ATGAGCACTCCACAG AAACTTCTCATACTCGCTTTGGTGGCGACCACGACCCTGGCCAAAGACTCTAAAGAGTCTAACACCAAGGCTGCCGTCGAGACGAAGGAAAAGAGCAAAAGAGGATTGGAACTCAGTTTGGGTGGCGGTGATTTCGGAGGTTTCGGTCACGGGGGACTGAGCCTTGGAGGCGGTGGACTGGGTGGACATGGAGGCTTGAGCCTTGGAGGTGGTGGATACGGTGGACACGGAGGCTTGAGTCTTGGAGGTGGAGGATTCGGCGGAGGATTCGGTGGTGGActcggtggtggtggcggcggcggtggcggtgatGGCGGAAGAATCACTGGCATCACGATCCACCAGGAGAAGCAAATCCGTGTGCCTCAGCCATACACCGTTGAGAAGAATATTCCCGTGCCAGTTCCGGTTCCGGTCAAGATCCCAGTGGAGCGTCCAGTACCAGTCCACGTGCCGAAACCTTACCCGGTCCCTGTAGAGAAACCAGTCCCGGTGCCAGTGGAGAAACCGGTCCCAGTGCCGTACAATGTGCCCGTCAAAGTACCAGTCTCGGTACCGTATCCAGTCAGCGTACCCGTAAAGGTGCCAATTGCAGTGGAGAAGGAAGTACCCTACCCGGTCAAGGTCCCTGTTGTAGTCAAGGAGTCCTACCCTGTCCTCGTTAGCAGTGGCCATGGCGGAGGCGGTTTCGGTGGCGGATACGGAGGCGGATACGGAGGCGGATACGGAGGCGGATTCGGTGGACACGAGCTGTCCCTGCACCATTGA